The following are from one region of the Arcobacter defluvii genome:
- a CDS encoding alkaline phosphatase D family protein, with protein MRFSRRDFIKMSALSFCSLVVSTGISGCGNDSNPTKIEFLHGVASGDPTQNSVIIWTRLTPDSQLNSLNFSYEVSKYKDFSTLVHSGDAKTKKEQDYTVKIDLQNLEAGTVYYYRFKANGKISVVGRTKTISSNPNSVKIAVFSCSNYPNGYFNSYMEASKIEDLDIAVHLGDYIYEYGMYESDGITPAYATKNAIAIGRALPSDNNTELLTLDDYRKRYALYRTDEGLFALHKNVPFITIWDDHEIANDTYKDGAENHDSLTEGDFNTRKLAALQAYFEWLPIRPYAEGNNEVIYRSFEFGDLLTLHMLDTRVIGRDKQLSYSDYFDSYGNFDSATFSADLTNTSRTMMGAEQLSWLQGKLASSTSNWQVLGQQVLMGKMFLPAELLTSISQLEGELTTEQKNSLLIQLNQQVTELVTIKTRILSGDTTLTNEEKARVNTTLPYNLDAWDGYFYEREVLFGTVLSLNKNLVVLAGDTHNSWANELKDSNGNAVGVEFAVTSVTSPGMEDYAGLSTLETAVAFENAITLLIDDLKYTNLNQRGFMTLTFTSSEVNTTWYYIDNYDSTTYSLDTTRQKELKNILGNKTLEIL; from the coding sequence ATGAGATTTTCAAGAAGAGATTTTATAAAAATGTCTGCATTAAGTTTTTGTTCATTAGTTGTTTCAACTGGAATAAGTGGTTGTGGAAATGATTCTAATCCTACAAAAATTGAGTTTTTACATGGTGTCGCAAGTGGAGATCCAACACAAAATAGTGTAATAATTTGGACTAGATTAACTCCTGATTCTCAATTAAATAGTTTAAACTTTTCATATGAAGTTTCAAAATATAAAGATTTTTCAACTTTAGTTCATTCAGGTGATGCAAAAACTAAAAAAGAACAAGATTATACAGTAAAAATAGATTTACAAAATTTGGAAGCTGGAACAGTTTATTATTATAGATTTAAAGCTAATGGAAAAATATCAGTTGTTGGAAGAACAAAAACAATTTCATCAAATCCAAATAGTGTAAAAATAGCTGTATTCTCATGTTCAAATTATCCAAATGGTTATTTTAATTCTTATATGGAAGCTTCAAAAATTGAAGATTTAGATATTGCTGTTCATTTAGGAGATTACATATATGAATATGGAATGTACGAAAGTGATGGAATTACACCTGCTTATGCAACAAAAAATGCAATTGCAATAGGAAGAGCTTTACCATCAGATAATAATACAGAGCTTTTAACCTTAGATGATTATAGAAAGAGATATGCCTTATATAGAACAGATGAAGGCTTATTTGCTTTACATAAAAATGTGCCATTTATTACAATCTGGGATGACCATGAAATTGCAAATGATACATATAAAGATGGTGCTGAAAATCATGATTCTCTTACAGAAGGTGATTTTAATACAAGAAAATTAGCTGCTTTACAAGCATATTTTGAATGGTTGCCAATTCGTCCTTATGCAGAAGGGAATAATGAAGTTATTTATAGAAGTTTTGAATTTGGTGATTTATTAACTCTTCATATGTTAGATACAAGAGTTATTGGTAGAGATAAACAGTTGAGTTATTCAGATTATTTTGATTCATATGGAAACTTTGATTCTGCAACTTTTAGTGCAGATTTAACAAATACAAGTAGAACAATGATGGGAGCTGAACAATTATCTTGGTTACAAGGGAAATTAGCTTCATCAACTTCAAATTGGCAAGTTTTAGGACAACAAGTATTGATGGGAAAAATGTTTTTACCTGCTGAATTATTAACTTCAATTTCTCAATTAGAAGGAGAGTTAACAACTGAACAAAAAAATAGTTTATTAATTCAATTAAATCAACAAGTTACGGAATTAGTTACAATAAAAACAAGAATTTTATCAGGTGATACAACACTTACAAATGAAGAAAAAGCAAGAGTAAATACAACTTTACCATATAACTTAGATGCTTGGGATGGATATTTTTATGAAAGAGAAGTTCTTTTTGGAACAGTTCTATCTTTAAATAAAAATCTTGTTGTTTTAGCAGGAGATACACATAATTCTTGGGCAAATGAATTAAAAGATTCAAATGGAAATGCTGTTGGTGTTGAGTTTGCAGTAACTTCTGTTACTTCTCCTGGAATGGAAGATTATGCAGGATTATCAACATTAGAAACAGCAGTGGCATTTGAAAATGCTATTACGCTTTTAATTGATGATTTAAAATATACAAATTTAAACCAAAGAGGTTTTATGACTTTAACTTTTACAAGCAGCGAAGTAAATACTACTTGGTATTATATAGATAATTATGATTCAACAACATATTCTTTAGATACAACAAGACAAAAAGAGTTGAAAAATATATTGGGAAATAAGACTTTAGAAATTTTATAG
- a CDS encoding PAS domain-containing protein yields MEFLSGNFLCETIVPKGELIVSRTDLKGNITYANETFAEISGYSIKELVGKPHNLVRHPDMPKVIFYDLWKNLQTKGSWSGYIKNLRKDEGFYWVYAEISGVYKDGNLVEYKSLRAPISFEEKVKYQLYYDQLKKENNESIRKVIYQ; encoded by the coding sequence ATGGAATTCTTAAGCGGAAATTTTTTGTGTGAAACTATTGTTCCAAAAGGTGAACTAATAGTGTCAAGAACTGATTTAAAAGGTAATATCACTTATGCAAATGAAACTTTTGCAGAGATTTCTGGATATAGTATAAAAGAGTTAGTAGGAAAACCTCATAATCTTGTAAGACATCCTGATATGCCAAAAGTAATATTTTATGATTTATGGAAGAATCTTCAAACAAAAGGTTCTTGGAGTGGTTATATTAAAAATTTACGAAAAGATGAAGGATTTTATTGGGTTTATGCAGAAATTTCTGGAGTTTATAAAGATGGAAATTTAGTGGAATATAAATCATTAAGAGCACCCATTTCTTTTGAAGAAAAAGTTAAATATCAATTATATTATGACCAATTAAAAAAAGAAAATAACGAATCAATTAGAAAAGTTATTTATCAATAA
- a CDS encoding WD40 repeat domain-containing protein, producing MNILKSFFTIIILLLNLNAKELEPNSFLSTSGGVTDLIIDKNRLFAATTASSVDIFDITTKEKIDSINLPKIKDFIGDTIDSKIYSVDVFDDKILILSQGENGGRNISLYKDGKLTHIIEDKQRLFIARAKFLDENHIIYALLSNQIYLYDIKNKTITKEIQISQSKFSNFKLSSDKTKVVVCDESGVLTMLDSNTFNIIKTFKNQNLDNVFQVDFKNKIILTAGQDRRSAVYSLDGRISYYKEFSFLIYSAGLSPSGTLAAVASDEENNVTVFNVNSKENICNLTQNRSTLTNILFINENEIIVSSDDKKINFYKLN from the coding sequence ATGAATATTTTAAAAAGTTTTTTCACTATTATAATACTACTTTTAAATCTTAATGCAAAAGAGTTAGAACCAAACTCTTTTTTAAGTACAAGTGGTGGAGTAACTGATTTAATCATCGATAAAAACAGACTTTTTGCTGCAACAACAGCTTCTAGTGTAGATATTTTTGACATAACTACAAAAGAAAAAATAGATTCCATAAATCTTCCTAAAATAAAAGATTTTATTGGTGATACAATTGATTCAAAAATTTATAGTGTGGATGTATTTGATGATAAAATTTTGATTCTTTCTCAAGGTGAAAATGGAGGAAGAAATATCTCTTTATATAAAGATGGTAAATTAACTCATATAATAGAAGATAAACAAAGATTGTTTATTGCTAGAGCAAAATTTTTGGATGAAAATCATATAATTTATGCACTTTTATCAAATCAAATTTATTTATATGATATAAAAAATAAAACTATTACAAAAGAGATTCAAATTTCACAATCAAAATTTTCAAATTTTAAACTCTCAAGTGATAAAACAAAAGTTGTAGTTTGTGATGAAAGTGGTGTTTTAACTATGCTTGATTCAAATACTTTTAACATAATCAAAACTTTTAAAAATCAAAATTTAGACAATGTATTTCAAGTAGATTTTAAAAATAAAATTATTTTAACTGCTGGACAAGATAGAAGAAGTGCTGTTTATAGCCTTGATGGAAGAATTTCTTATTATAAAGAGTTCAGTTTTTTGATTTATAGTGCAGGATTAAGTCCAAGTGGAACTTTAGCAGCAGTTGCAAGTGATGAAGAGAATAATGTGACGGTTTTTAATGTAAACTCAAAAGAGAACATTTGTAATTTAACTCAAAATAGAAGCACTTTAACAAATATTTTATTTATAAATGAAAATGAAATTATTGTTTCAAGTGATGACAAAAAAATTAATTTCTATAAATTAAACTAA
- a CDS encoding cation diffusion facilitator family transporter — protein sequence MENCKFGLNDHKPFFKEESHHHHHDEENCSHHHEHEHGHSHDHRGTDKKVLKWALSITLLTMFLEFFYGFLSNSLALISDAIHMFTHSFALIISLIAIILASKKAPLSKTFGFYRTEVLAAFINGITIVLSIIWILYEAVERFLNPQTIDIKTAMIVAIIGLVINIITGVILMQGDKNNINLKSAFVHMLSDALSSVAIIIGYIIIYFTSWYFIDVILAVIVAIVIGKWAIDILKNSTNTLLESSPLDITIVKEFIERNEKVIELHDIHIWEITQDMYNMTAHVKIDKKDLEEYENILHEINHDLKEKFKIVHTTFQFEW from the coding sequence ATGGAAAATTGTAAATTTGGTCTAAATGACCATAAACCTTTTTTTAAAGAAGAGAGTCATCACCATCACCATGATGAAGAAAATTGTTCACATCATCATGAACACGAACATGGACATTCACACGACCATAGAGGAACAGATAAAAAAGTTTTAAAATGGGCTTTGAGTATTACTTTGCTTACAATGTTTTTAGAGTTTTTTTATGGATTTTTATCAAATTCATTAGCTTTGATTTCAGATGCAATTCATATGTTTACTCACTCATTTGCTTTAATTATTTCATTAATAGCAATAATACTTGCAAGTAAAAAAGCACCACTATCTAAAACTTTTGGTTTTTATAGAACAGAAGTATTAGCTGCTTTTATAAATGGAATAACAATAGTTTTATCAATTATTTGGATTTTATATGAAGCTGTTGAAAGATTCTTGAATCCTCAAACAATAGATATTAAAACAGCAATGATAGTAGCTATTATCGGACTTGTTATAAATATTATAACTGGTGTTATTTTGATGCAAGGTGACAAAAATAATATCAATTTAAAATCAGCTTTTGTTCATATGTTAAGTGATGCTTTATCTTCTGTTGCAATTATTATTGGATATATTATTATTTATTTTACATCTTGGTATTTTATAGATGTTATTTTAGCTGTTATTGTAGCAATTGTTATTGGGAAATGGGCAATTGATATTTTGAAAAATTCAACAAATACTTTACTTGAAAGTTCACCTTTAGATATAACAATAGTTAAAGAGTTCATAGAAAGAAATGAAAAAGTGATTGAACTTCATGATATTCATATTTGGGAAATCACACAAGATATGTATAATATGACAGCTCATGTAAAAATAGATAAAAAAGATTTAGAAGAATATGAAAATATTTTACATGAAATAAATCATGATTTAAAAGAGAAGTTTAAAATAGTTCATACGACTTTTCAGTTTGAGTGGTAA
- a CDS encoding ferredoxin-type protein NapF: MKRRELFSSLASSFSKKEKQEKVVRPPYFLQSDESLFFTNCIECEGLCSTVCEENIIVIQEDLTPKLDFSNSGCTYCDKCAEICPTNVLKIENKRNIDVKIEIDILSCLSWNQTMCFSCKDPCFYEAIDFLAMFRPNINDNCVSCGLCIKTCPTNAIKISNKMEI; the protein is encoded by the coding sequence ATGAAAAGAAGAGAACTCTTTAGTTCTCTTGCTTCTTCTTTTTCAAAAAAAGAGAAACAAGAGAAAGTAGTAAGACCACCCTACTTTTTACAAAGTGATGAATCTCTTTTTTTTACAAATTGTATAGAATGCGAAGGCTTATGTAGTACAGTTTGTGAAGAAAATATTATTGTTATTCAAGAAGATTTAACACCCAAACTTGATTTCTCAAATAGTGGTTGTACATACTGTGATAAATGTGCAGAAATTTGCCCAACTAATGTTTTAAAAATCGAAAATAAAAGAAATATTGATGTTAAAATAGAAATTGATATATTATCTTGTTTATCATGGAATCAAACAATGTGTTTTTCATGTAAAGACCCTTGTTTTTATGAAGCAATAGATTTTTTAGCAATGTTTAGACCAAATATAAATGACAATTGTGTTTCTTGTGGATTATGTATAAAAACTTGCCCAACAAATGCCATAAAAATTAGTAATAAAATGGAGATTTAA
- the trpS gene encoding tryptophan--tRNA ligase translates to MRILSGIQPSGTIHIGNYFGMIKKMIESQNEGELFAFLASYHALTSVKEKEALEKNSYEAAINFLALGMDPEKSTFWIQHDVKEVLELYWILSNHTSMGLLERAHSYKDKTARGIQANHGLFSYPVLMAADILLFDSNIVPVGKDQIQHVEMTRDIATSFNHAYGKEIFILPEARVDEIVATVPGTDGAKMSKSYNNTIDMFTTPKQRKKQVMGIVTDSKELDEPKEWENCNIYALSKLFMNEDELASLRQRYATPGEGYGHFKMTLLEKINEYFAPYEEKREYYLNNKKEVREILDFGASKAKKIASAKMEIIRDAVGLI, encoded by the coding sequence TTGAGAATTTTATCAGGTATTCAACCATCAGGAACAATACATATAGGAAACTACTTTGGTATGATAAAAAAGATGATAGAGTCACAAAATGAAGGTGAACTTTTTGCATTTTTAGCATCATACCATGCTTTAACATCGGTAAAAGAAAAAGAGGCTTTAGAGAAAAACTCTTATGAAGCAGCTATTAACTTTTTAGCTTTAGGAATGGACCCAGAAAAATCAACATTCTGGATTCAACACGATGTAAAAGAGGTTTTAGAACTATATTGGATACTTTCAAATCATACTTCAATGGGATTATTAGAACGAGCTCACTCATATAAAGATAAAACAGCGAGAGGGATTCAAGCAAATCATGGATTATTTTCATATCCAGTTCTAATGGCTGCTGATATTTTACTATTTGATTCAAATATTGTACCAGTTGGGAAAGACCAAATTCAACACGTTGAAATGACAAGAGATATTGCAACTTCATTTAATCACGCTTATGGAAAAGAAATTTTTATCTTACCTGAAGCTAGAGTTGATGAAATTGTTGCAACAGTTCCTGGAACTGATGGAGCTAAAATGTCTAAATCATACAACAACACAATTGATATGTTTACTACACCAAAACAAAGAAAAAAACAAGTTATGGGAATAGTAACTGACTCAAAAGAACTTGATGAACCAAAAGAGTGGGAAAACTGCAATATTTACGCTTTATCTAAACTGTTTATGAATGAAGATGAATTAGCAAGTTTAAGACAAAGATATGCAACACCTGGGGAAGGTTATGGACATTTTAAAATGACATTACTTGAAAAAATAAATGAATATTTCGCACCTTATGAAGAAAAAAGAGAATATTACTTAAACAATAAAAAAGAAGTTAGAGAAATACTAGATTTTGGAGCAAGTAAAGCTAAAAAAATTGCATCTGCTAAAATGGAAATTATTAGAGATGCAGTTGGTTTAATCTAA
- the napH gene encoding quinol dehydrogenase ferredoxin subunit NapH gives MIKKYRFLIARRVTQIAIMVLYVIANVYGINILMGNLSSSLLLNTIPLSDPYAVLQMAFAGAVLSFDILLGAFFITMFYMIVGGRAFCSWICPVNMITDLANYLRRKFGFNQIQKKQPASRNIRYWVIAISFVLSFIMGIAAFELISPVSMVHRGIIFGLGFGWATMVVIFLFDLFVLKNGWCGHICPLGGFYSLIGRFSFIRVHHNAPNCTACMKCKEVCPENQVLHMVTKTSMPVLSGECTNCGRCVEVCEDDALNFSIKNLKKEKENEVR, from the coding sequence ATGATAAAAAAATATAGATTCTTAATCGCAAGAAGAGTTACACAAATCGCTATTATGGTTTTGTATGTTATTGCAAATGTATATGGAATAAATATTTTGATGGGGAATTTAAGTTCATCATTGCTTTTAAATACTATTCCATTAAGTGATCCTTATGCTGTTTTACAAATGGCATTTGCAGGTGCAGTGTTATCATTTGATATTCTTTTGGGTGCTTTTTTTATAACAATGTTTTATATGATTGTTGGTGGTCGCGCATTTTGTTCTTGGATTTGTCCAGTTAATATGATTACAGATTTGGCAAATTATTTAAGACGAAAATTTGGATTTAACCAAATTCAAAAAAAACAACCAGCATCAAGAAACATAAGATATTGGGTAATTGCAATAAGTTTTGTTCTATCATTTATAATGGGAATTGCAGCATTTGAACTGATTTCTCCAGTTTCGATGGTTCATAGAGGAATTATTTTTGGTTTAGGTTTTGGTTGGGCAACTATGGTTGTAATTTTTCTTTTTGATTTGTTTGTTTTAAAAAATGGTTGGTGTGGACACATTTGCCCTCTTGGTGGATTTTATTCACTAATTGGAAGATTTAGTTTTATTAGAGTTCATCATAATGCACCTAATTGTACAGCATGTATGAAATGTAAAGAAGTTTGTCCTGAAAATCAAGTTTTACACATGGTTACAAAAACTTCTATGCCTGTATTAAGTGGTGAATGTACAAACTGCGGAAGATGTGTAGAAGTATGTGAAGATGATGCTCTTAATTTTTCAATAAAAAATTTAAAAAAGGAAAAAGAAAATGAAGTTAGATAG
- the serS gene encoding serine--tRNA ligase, which yields MIDIKLLQKDFEYVATALQRKGVDNELLNNLKTLASQAKQKRQEMEDVTAEQNVLSKDFGRYKKEGLDVASLQESINNLKIKKQELEEKVKDLEEQLTSIILGVPNIPDESVPYGADENENVILEVVGQKPTFDFEPKEHWDLNNGWLDFERGVKLAKSRFSAIKGDGARLERALINYMLDFNRQRGFNEWYVPFMANSNTLQGTGQLPKFADDLFKIEGEDLYLIPTAEVSLTNLYNDEIIDVSELPLLLTSYTPCFRKEAGSAGRDTRGLIRQHQFDKVEMVAITSQEQSDEIFQKMVSCASDLLTSLGLAHQKVQLCTGDLGFSAAVTIDLEVWLPGQNKYREISSISNTRDFQARRAKIRYKEDKKNILAHTLNGSSLAVGRTLVAIMENYQNEDGSVSIPEVLKPYMK from the coding sequence ATGATAGATATAAAATTACTACAAAAAGATTTTGAATATGTTGCAACAGCCCTACAAAGAAAAGGTGTTGATAACGAACTTTTAAACAATCTAAAAACTTTAGCATCTCAAGCAAAACAAAAAAGACAAGAGATGGAAGATGTTACAGCTGAACAAAATGTACTTTCAAAAGATTTTGGAAGATACAAAAAAGAAGGCTTAGACGTAGCTTCTTTACAAGAAAGTATTAACAATCTAAAAATCAAAAAACAAGAACTTGAAGAAAAAGTAAAAGATTTAGAAGAACAATTAACTTCTATTATTTTAGGTGTTCCAAATATTCCAGATGAATCTGTTCCCTATGGTGCTGATGAAAATGAAAATGTGATTTTAGAAGTAGTTGGGCAAAAACCAACTTTTGATTTTGAACCAAAAGAACATTGGGATTTAAATAATGGTTGGTTAGATTTTGAAAGAGGTGTAAAACTAGCAAAATCAAGATTTTCTGCAATCAAAGGTGATGGAGCAAGATTAGAGCGAGCTTTAATCAACTATATGCTTGATTTTAATAGACAAAGAGGATTTAATGAATGGTATGTTCCATTTATGGCAAACTCAAATACTCTTCAAGGAACAGGGCAACTTCCAAAATTTGCTGATGATTTATTTAAAATTGAAGGTGAAGATTTATATTTAATTCCAACTGCTGAGGTTAGTTTAACAAATCTTTATAATGACGAGATTATTGATGTATCTGAATTACCACTACTTCTTACTTCTTATACTCCTTGTTTTAGAAAAGAAGCTGGAAGTGCAGGACGAGATACAAGAGGATTAATCAGACAACATCAATTTGATAAAGTTGAAATGGTTGCTATTACTTCACAAGAACAATCAGATGAAATTTTTCAAAAAATGGTAAGTTGTGCAAGTGATTTATTAACTTCACTTGGACTTGCTCACCAAAAAGTACAATTATGTACGGGAGATTTAGGATTTAGTGCAGCAGTTACAATTGACTTAGAAGTTTGGTTGCCTGGACAAAATAAATATAGAGAAATTTCATCTATTTCAAATACAAGAGATTTCCAAGCAAGAAGGGCAAAAATCAGATATAAAGAAGATAAGAAAAATATCTTAGCTCATACTTTAAATGGTTCAAGTTTAGCTGTTGGAAGAACACTTGTTGCTATTATGGAAAATTATCAAAATGAAGATGGAAGCGTAAGTATTCCAGAAGTATTAAAACCTTATATGAAATAA
- a CDS encoding diguanylate cyclase — translation MMPTIEEIAVKSILSIEITKPLKEAINKMASSNLRNIVVIENTPVNHKNFYLLTISDLINYKLDNIDEEILLKDLKLTKAKILKKDLNILNVLNEVETTDKYMVIVENDELIGILSYTDIINNIDPKILMKKQTIATLILQYKATTTYENTSTIQAIKMMKDNNSDSIIIIDDDHKPIGIFTTKDFINLIHKNSNLHKPINLYMSKPVYTLSENSTIAEAIDFIRDKHFKRIVVTNEEEEITGILTQKELLRIIYNKWIDFIKEEGNRISKMNEELLSKASMLEEKASFDFLTKLYNRRKFNTFLEYEISKANRYKEEYLSLLLVDIDYFKNVNDYYGHLVGDNILQEVSKILTICSRDTDIVARWGGEEFILMLPQTNVEQAFLVAQKLRATIEKHKFDEVKHITCSIGVTQFQKNEDKDTLFKRVDTALYKAKNAGRNRVEIG, via the coding sequence ATGATGCCAACTATTGAAGAAATTGCTGTTAAATCTATTTTATCAATAGAAATAACAAAACCTCTCAAAGAAGCCATAAATAAAATGGCTTCTTCAAATCTTAGAAATATAGTTGTTATTGAAAATACTCCTGTTAACCATAAAAACTTTTATTTACTTACTATTTCTGATTTAATAAATTATAAACTTGATAATATTGATGAAGAAATTTTATTAAAAGACTTAAAACTTACAAAAGCAAAAATTTTAAAAAAAGATTTAAATATTTTAAATGTTTTAAATGAAGTTGAAACAACTGATAAATATATGGTTATAGTTGAAAATGATGAGTTAATTGGAATACTATCATACACTGATATTATAAATAATATCGACCCTAAAATTTTGATGAAAAAACAGACTATTGCAACTTTGATTTTACAATACAAAGCAACAACAACCTATGAGAATACATCAACAATTCAAGCAATAAAAATGATGAAAGATAATAATAGTGATTCTATTATCATAATTGATGATGACCATAAACCTATTGGAATTTTTACTACTAAAGATTTTATAAATTTGATTCATAAAAACTCTAATTTACATAAACCTATAAATTTATATATGAGTAAACCTGTTTATACATTAAGTGAAAATTCTACAATTGCAGAAGCAATTGATTTTATTAGAGATAAACATTTTAAAAGAATTGTTGTTACAAATGAGGAAGAAGAGATAACAGGTATTTTAACTCAAAAAGAGTTATTGAGAATAATTTATAATAAATGGATAGATTTTATAAAAGAAGAAGGTAATAGAATTTCTAAAATGAATGAAGAATTACTTTCAAAAGCTTCAATGTTAGAAGAAAAAGCTTCATTTGATTTTTTAACAAAACTTTATAATAGAAGAAAATTTAATACTTTTTTAGAGTATGAAATTTCAAAAGCAAATAGATATAAAGAAGAATATTTGTCATTATTACTTGTGGATATTGATTACTTTAAAAATGTAAATGATTATTATGGTCATTTAGTTGGAGATAATATTTTACAAGAAGTTAGTAAAATATTGACAATTTGTTCAAGAGATACAGATATTGTTGCTCGTTGGGGAGGAGAAGAGTTTATACTTATGCTTCCACAAACAAATGTTGAACAAGCTTTTTTGGTTGCACAAAAATTAAGAGCAACAATTGAAAAACACAAATTTGATGAAGTTAAACATATAACTTGTTCTATTGGTGTTACACAATTCCAAAAAAATGAGGATAAAGATACTTTATTTAAAAGAGTTGACACTGCTTTATATAAAGCCAAAAATGCAGGTAGAAATAGAGTCGAAATAGGATAA
- a CDS encoding nitrate reductase cytochrome c-type subunit, translating to MKLDRLALGIITSTVLFTVSTFAVTNTVKEESLGLRNTSIYSEDKVTVDKTQYGSDAPGTSKKIERAFENAPPMIPHDVEGMLPITIDNNQCIMCHEPAVAQSMGAVPYPKSHLTNFRPETKLDKDGKIEKDGKIITNTSDIKVVEKPLETLAGARFNCSQCHAPQSMTTEAPKNNFTPEFRGVGLNSKSNLIDNIEEGVK from the coding sequence ATGAAGTTAGATAGATTAGCTTTAGGAATAATAACTTCAACAGTACTTTTTACTGTTAGTACTTTTGCTGTAACAAATACAGTAAAAGAAGAATCTCTAGGTTTGAGAAATACTTCTATTTATTCAGAAGATAAAGTAACTGTGGATAAAACACAATATGGTAGTGATGCTCCAGGAACAAGTAAAAAAATAGAAAGAGCTTTTGAAAATGCTCCACCGATGATTCCACATGATGTAGAAGGAATGCTACCTATTACAATTGATAATAATCAATGTATTATGTGTCATGAACCAGCTGTTGCACAATCAATGGGTGCAGTACCATATCCAAAATCACATCTTACAAATTTTAGACCAGAAACAAAATTAGATAAAGATGGGAAAATTGAAAAAGATGGGAAAATAATTACAAATACAAGTGATATTAAAGTTGTTGAAAAACCTCTTGAAACGCTCGCAGGAGCTAGATTTAACTGTTCTCAATGTCATGCTCCACAATCAATGACAACAGAAGCACCAAAAAACAACTTCACACCTGAATTTAGAGGTGTTGGATTAAATAGTAAATCAAATTTAATTGATAATATTGAAGAAGGTGTAAAATAA
- a CDS encoding chaperone NapD, translating into MNISSIVVQTLPKYLDEVIDSLKKSEVCDYHMHDEKGRIIITIEGNGVQEELKKLKVIEAIPHVISAEMQMAYSEEELSSHIEVLENADAVPKVLNDNTVNVADMVYNGDLKKKDLEGFARTFDNTGK; encoded by the coding sequence ATGAATATTTCAAGTATTGTTGTACAAACTCTTCCAAAATATCTAGATGAAGTAATAGACTCACTAAAAAAGTCAGAGGTGTGTGATTATCATATGCACGATGAAAAAGGAAGAATTATTATTACGATTGAAGGAAATGGTGTTCAAGAAGAGCTAAAAAAATTAAAAGTAATTGAAGCAATTCCCCATGTAATTAGTGCAGAGATGCAAATGGCATATAGTGAAGAGGAGTTAAGTTCTCATATAGAAGTTTTAGAAAATGCTGATGCTGTGCCAAAAGTTTTAAATGATAATACAGTTAATGTAGCAGATATGGTTTATAATGGGGATTTAAAGAAAAAAGATTTAGAAGGTTTTGCAAGAACATTTGATAATACAGGAAAATAA